The following proteins are co-located in the Solanum pennellii chromosome 8, SPENNV200 genome:
- the LOC107028979 gene encoding uncharacterized protein LOC107028979, producing MASKLPIVKAKAVEASKFLTKNGCAYYKQMLEQNKQYIQEPPTVEKCQQLAKQVFYTRLASIPGRYQAFWKELGDVKNLWKHRQELKIEDAGIAALFGLECFAWFCAGEIVGRGFTITGYYV from the exons ATGGCATCAAAACTGCCGATAGTGAAAGCAAAAGCCGTTGAAGCTTCAAAGTTCTTGACCAAGAATGGATGTGCATACTACAAGCAGATGTTGGAGCAGAACAAACAATACATTCAAGAGCCACCTACTGTGGAGAAATGCCAGCAATTGGCGAAACAAGTGTTCTATACTCGCTTAGCTAG TATTCCTGGACGTTATCAAGCATTCTGGAAGGAACTTGGTGATGTCAAGAACTTGTGGAAGCACAGACAGGAGCTGAAAATTGAGGATGCTGGCATTGCTGCTCTTTTTGGGCTAGAATGTTTTGCTTGGTTTTGTGCTGGGGAGATTGTAGGTCGAGGGTTCACGATTACTGGTTATTATGTCTAA
- the LOC107028978 gene encoding ferrochelatase-2, chloroplastic-like, giving the protein METGTISRLLQPTKVPSSSFASFTSNSSICCSRTRLMPSFHSSHGGREMNSDEREITILSSELTLKKSSVVGGLSLHRPVHKRDVVGKTFCSVGLSTYPGSIVESSSQTAEEKIGVLLLNLGGPDTLHDVQPFLFNLFADPDIIRLPRLFRFLQRPLAQLISVLRAPKSKEGYAAIGGGSPLRKITDEQASVLKIALETKEVPANVYVAMRYWHPFTEEAVHQIKRDGITKLVVLPLYPQYSISTTGSSVRALQNIFKGDSYLSRLPVAVIESWYQRQGYIKSMANLIEQELHNFTKPEEVMIFFSAHGVPISYVENAGDPYRDQMEECIFLIMKELKAREINNDHTLAYQSRVGPVQWLKPYTDEVLVELGQKGVKSLLAVPVSFVSEHIETLEEIDMEYKELALESGIENWGRVPALNCTSSFITDLADAVIEALPSTMAMSTSTGTEEEVDNDPMQYFMKMLFGSLLAFVFLFSPKMVSAFKKNIL; this is encoded by the exons ATGGAAACAGGGACGATCTCTCGACTTCTTCAACCGACTAAGGTTCCAAGTTCTAGTTTTGCTAGTTTCACTTCTAACTCTTCCAT ATGCTGCTCGCGGACAAGGTTAATGCCTTCTTTCCATTCCTCACATGGTGGGCGAGAAATGAATTCTGATGAGCGAGAGATTACAATTTTATCTTCTGAACTCACTCTCAAAAAAAGCAGTGTAGTTGGGGGATTGTCTTTACATCGCCCAGTGCACAAGAGAGATGTAGTTGGCAAGACTTTCTGCTCTGTTGGATTGTCTACATATCCGGGGAGCATCGTTGAGTCTTCTTCACAGACAGCTGAAGAAAAGATCGGAGTGCTACTTTTGAATCTTGGAGGGCCAGACACACTTCATGATGTCCAGCCTTTTCTGTTCAACTTATTTGCTGATCCT GACATTATACGTCTACCCAGATTGTTCCGATTTCTCCAGCGCCCATTGGCACAACTTATATCTGTTCTCCGAGCTCCGAAAAGCAAGGAAGGATATGCTGCAATTGGAGGTGGTTCTCCTTTACGAAAAATAACAGATGAGCAG GCTAGTGTACTAAAAATTGCACTAGAAACAAAGGAAGTACCAGCTAATGTCTATGTTGCGATGAGGTACTGGCACCCGTTCACAGAGGAAGCTGTTCACCAG ATAAAAAGAGATGGGATTACAAAGCTTGTTGTACTGCCTTTATATCCTCAATACTCTATCTCTACAACTGGTTCTAGTGTCCGTGCCCTTCAGAATATTTTCAA AGGAGACTCTTATCTGTCCAGACTGCCAGTTGCAGTCATTGAATCCTGGTACCAACGACAAGGTTACATCAAGTCCATGGCAAACTTGATTGAGCAGGAGTTACATAATTTCACTAAGCCTGAGGAG GTCATGATTTTCTTTAGTGCCCATGGAGTGCCAATCAGTTATGTTGAAAATGCTGGCGATCCATATAGAGATCAGATGGAGGAGTGCATTTTCTTGATAATGAAAGAGCTGAAAGCTAGAGAAATCAACAATGATCATACCTTGGCTTACCAG AGTCGAGTTGGTCCTGTCCAATGGTTGAAGCCATACACTGATGAAGTTCTTGTTGAGCTTGGACAGAAAGGTGTAAAGTCTCTGTTGGCTGTTCCAGTAAG CTTTGTGAGTGAGCATATAGAGACTCTTGAAGAGATTGATATGGAATACAAGGAGTTAGCTCTTGAATCGGGAATTGAAAATTGGGGTCGTGTTCCTGCTCTGAATTGCACCTCCTCTTTTATAACTGATCTGGCAGATGCTGTTATTGAAGCATTGCCCTCGACAATGGCAATGTCAACGTCCACTGGTACAGAGGAAGAAGTTGACAATGATCCGATgcaatattttatgaaaatgctTTTCGGATCACTATTAGCATTTGTTTTTCTGTTTTCGCCAAAGATGGTATCGGCTTTTAAGAAGAACATACTTTAG
- the LOC107028019 gene encoding serine hydroxymethyltransferase 3, chloroplastic-like, with protein sequence MEACCGAAVMSSLQQPLWVKGSAFPSKGVAGINVNSSRVKLCSVKPCRATPTEWSLITERPTSSAPEGAASSFEDYGLHEADPDVRAIIDKEKQRQFRSLELIASENFTSRAVMEAVGSCLTNKYSEGLPGKRYYGGNEYIDELETLCQERALAAFSLDGKQWGVNVQPLSGSPANFAVYTAVLNPHDRIMGLDLPHGGHLSHGFMTPKRRVSGTSIYFESMPYRLDESTGILDYEMLEKTANLFRPKLIIAGASVYLRDFDYPRLRKIADAVGAFLMMDMAHISGLVAASVLANPFEYCDIVTTTTHKSLRGPRGGMIFFKKDPVLGMDLESAINNAVFPGLQGGPHNHTIGGLAVCLKHAKSPEFKVYQNQVVANCRALASRLMELGYKLVSGGSDNHLVLVDLRHIGIDGARVEKILDMASITLNKNSVPGDKSALVPGGIRIGSPAMTTRGFTEKEFVAVADFIHEGVQITLEAKKSVSTTKLQDFMKVVTSPEFSLMDKVLDLQKRVEALTSQYPLPGL encoded by the exons ATGGAAGCTTGTTGTGGAGCTGCGGTTATGAGTTCTCTTCAGCAGCCTCTTTGGGTTAAAGGGTCGGCTTTTCCTTCAAAAGGGGTTGCTGGTATTAATGTAAATTCGAGTCGGGTAAAGTTATGCTCTGTCAAGCCCTGTAGAGCAACTCCAACTGAATGGAGCTTGATAACAGAAAGGCCTACTTCTTCTGCTCCTGAAG GTGCTGCGAGCAGCTTTGAAGACTATGGGTTGCATGAAGCTGATCCTGATGTTCGTGCTATTATTGACAAAGAGAAGCAACGTCAGTTTAGGAGCTTAGAACTTATTGCCTCTGAGAATTTCACATCTCGAGCAGTGATGGAAGCAGTTGGTTCTTGCCTTACCAACAAATATTCTGAAGGGCTTCCAGGCAAAAG ATATTATGGTGGGAATGAATACATCGATGAGTTGGAAACTCTCTGTCAAGAAAGAGCATTGGCTGCCTTTAGCTTAGATGGAAAACAATGGGGTGTGAATGTTCAACCATTATCTGGATCTCCGGCAAATTTTGCAGTTTACACAGCGGTTCTTAATCCACATGACCGGATTATG GGATTGGACTTACCTCATGGTGGCCACTTGTCCCATGGATTTATGACTCCAAAAAGACGAGTTTCAGGCACCTCGATTTACTTCGAATCCATGCCTTATCGACTTGATGAATCTACAG GTATTCTCGATTATGAAATGCTTGAGAAAACAGCGAATCTTTTTCGCCCAAAGCTTATTATTGCTGGTGCAAGTGTATATCTGCGTGATTTTGATTATCCTCGTTTGAGAAAG ATAGCAGATGCTGTTGGAGCTTTCCTAATGATGGATATGGCTCATATCAGTGGGCTTGTAGCTGCTTCTGTACTTGCTAATCCATTTGAATACTGTGACATTGTTACTACTACTACTCACAAG TCTCTTAGAGGTCCTAGAGGTGGAATGATCTTCTTCAAAAAAGATCCAGTTCTGGGAATGGATCTAGAATCCGCCATAAACAATGCTGTTTTCCCTGGTTTGCAG ggTGGTCCTCATAATCACACAATTGGAGGACTAGCTGTTTGCTTGAAGCATGCCAAATCACCTGAATTTAAGGTTTATCAGAACCAG GTGGTTGCCAACTGTAGAGCTCTTGCAAGCCGATTAATGGAATTAGGCTACAAGCTGGTCTCAGGAGGGAGCGACAATCATTTGGTTCTTGTGGATTTGCGGCACATA GGAATTGATGGTGCTAGAGTGGAGAAAATACTCGACATGGCATCAATCACTCTCAATAAGAATTCAGTGCCTG GTGATAAAAGTGCACTAGTACCGGGTGGCATCCGCATAGGCTCACCAGCCATGACCACTCGAGGTTTTACAGAGAAGGAATTTGTAGCAGTTGCAGATTTTATTCACGAGGGTGTGCAAATTACCCTTGAAGCCAAGAAGTCCGTCTCTACTACCAAACTCCAAGATTTCATGAAGGTTGTTACATCCCCAGAATTTAGTTTGATGGATAAGGTGTTGGACTTGCAAAAAAGAGTCGAAGCTTTGACGTCGCAGTACCCTTTGCCTGGTTTATGA